From Rhododendron vialii isolate Sample 1 chromosome 10a, ASM3025357v1, the proteins below share one genomic window:
- the LOC131303493 gene encoding uncharacterized protein LOC131303493: MQKEEKRRKFHQSLLNLLYPPPPSPHLQDRDEEQPINILQNCLDTDLISDEFGKSGCSSSSDDGGECGPQKLTRAQRKRIRKKKVREAASHRRKLIGPLLPGDDDGSGDLSNESQGVVRNATEKSDIGSAMPGERAGCTNQNKRKHRRMAKKQARERSALSTSENFHQDCGPCSNNDRLT; the protein is encoded by the exons ATGCAGAAGGAAGAGAAACGTCGAAAGTTTCACCAGTCCCTCCTCAACCTTCTCTATCCTCCCCCACCCTCCCCTCATCTCCAa GATAGAGATGAGGAACAACCCATCAACATTTTGCAGAATTGCTTGGATACAGATCTCATTTCAG ATGAATTTGGGAAGAGTGGCTGCTCCTCGTCAAGCGATGACGGAGGTGAATGTGGGCCTCAGAAGCTGACTAGGGCGCAGAGGAAGCGGATTCGGAAGAAGAAGGTTAGAGAAGCGGCTTCACATCGCAGGAAATTAATTGGGCCTCTTTTACCTGGCGATGATGATGGTTCTGGGGATCTTAGCAATGAGTCTCAAGGTGTTGTTCGAAATGCCACTGAGAAATCAGACATTGGAAGCGCCATGCCTG GAGAGCGAGCTGGTTGCACGAACCAGAACAAGAGGAAGCATAGAAGGATGGCTAAAAAGCAGGCCAGAGAGAGGTCCGCATTGTCTACTTCAGAAAATTTCCATCAAGATTGTGGCCCTTGCAGTAACAATGATAGATTGACCTGA